A genome region from Panthera leo isolate Ple1 chromosome A2, P.leo_Ple1_pat1.1, whole genome shotgun sequence includes the following:
- the TAS2R38 gene encoding taste receptor type 2 member 38, with protein MLALTPVITVSYEVKSAFLFLSILEFTVGVLANAFIFLVNFWDVVRKQPLSNCDLILLSLSLTRLFLHGLLFLDAIQLTYFQRMKDPLSLSYQTIIMLWMITNQVGLWLTTCLSLLYCSKIARFSHTLLHCVASWVSRKVPQMLLGAMFFSCICTAICLGDFFSRSGFTFTTMLFVNNTEFNLQIAKLNFYHSFIFCTLVSIPSLLFFLVSSGVLIVSLGRHMRTMRAKTKDSRDPSLEAHIKALRSLVSFLCLYVVSFCAALVSVPLLMLWHNKIGVMICVGILAACPSIHAAILISGNAKLRRAVETILLWVQNSLKIGADHKADPRTPDLC; from the coding sequence ATGTTGGCTCTGACTCCTGTCATAACTGTGTCCTATGAAGTCAAGAGTGCATTTCTATTCCTTTCAATCCTGGAATTTACAGTGGGGGTCCTGGCCAATGCCTTCATTTTCCTGGTGAATTTTTGGGATGTGGTGAGGAAGCAGCCACTGAGCAACTGTGATCTTATTCTTCTGAGTCTCAGCCTCACCCGGCTTTTCCTGCATGGGCTGCTGTTTCTGGATGCCATCCAGCTTACATACTTCCAGAGGATGAAAGATCCGCTGAGCCTCAGCTACCAGACCATCATCATGCTCTGGATGATCACAAACCAAGTTGGGCTCTGGCTCACCACCTGCCTCAGTCTTCTCTACTGCTCCAAGATTGCCCGTTTCTCTCACACCCTCCTGCACTGTGTGGCAAGCTGGGTCTCCCGGAAGGTCCCCCAGATGCTCCTGGGCGCAATGTTTTTCTCTTGTATCTGCACCGCCATCTGTTTGGGGGACTTTTTTAGCAGATCTGGCTTCACATTCACAACTATGCTATTCGTGAATAATACAGAATTCAATTTGCAAATTGCAAAACTCAATTTCTATCACTCCTTCATCTTCTGCACACTGGTGTCCATCCCGTCGTTgttattttttctggtttcttctggGGTGCTGATTGTCTCCCTGGGGAGGCACATGAGGACAATGAGGGCCAAAACCAAAGACTCCCGCGACCCCAGCCTGGAAGCCCATATCAAAGCCCTCAGATCtcttgtctcctttctctgtctctatgtggTGTCATTCTGTGCTGCCCTCGTTTCAGTGCCTTTACTGATGCTGTGGCACAACAAGATCGGGGTAATGATCTGTGTGGGGATCCTAGCAGCTTGTCCCTCGATACATGCAGCAATCCTAATCTCAGGCAATGCCAAGCTGAGGAGAGCTGTGGAGACCATTCTACTCTGGGTTCAGAACAGCCTAAAGATAGGGGCAGACCACAAGGCAGATCCCAGGACTCCAGACCTATGTTGA